In Oryza sativa Japonica Group chromosome 2, ASM3414082v1, the following are encoded in one genomic region:
- the LOC4328590 gene encoding uncharacterized protein — protein sequence MGLKLSCISCRRRSSSHQPAPAPARVITADGSLKELAVSSAVADVLRGEGEGRSFFVCNSDALYFNEQPPALAPGEALRPGQIYFVLPAAMLGQPLSTADMAALAVRASAALAAAAAKAPRRRGVRRGGGDRKRKTVRVTPLRDERLDGGDVLLHEKLNERTLGEFPASWSPPKSGGEKLAAAARSRLKRVLSIIQEDAE from the coding sequence ATGGGATTGAAGCTTTCCTGCATCAGCTGCCGGCGACGCTCGTCGTCGCaccagccggcgccggcgccggccaggGTCATCACCGCCGACGGCTCACTCAAGGAGCTGGCCGTctcttccgccgtcgccgacgtgctccgcggcgagggcgagggccgGTCCTTCTTCGTGTGCAACTCCGACGCGCTCTACTTCAACGAGCAgccgccggcgctggcgccggGGGAGGCGCTCCGGCCGGGGCAGATTTACTTCGTTCTCCCGGCGGCGATGCTCGGGCAGCCGCTATCCACCGCCGACATGGCCGCGCTGGCGGTGCGCGCGAGCGCCGCgctcgcggccgcggccgccaagGCGCCGCGACGCCGAGGggttcgccgcggcggcggcgacaggaagAGGAAGACGGTGCGCGTCACGCCGCTGCGGGACGagcggctcgacggcggcgacgtcctGCTCCACGAGAAGCTCAACGAGCGGACGCTGGGTGAGTTCCCGGCGTCGTGGAGCCCGCCGAAGAGCGGCGGCGAgaagctcgccgcggcggcgcgttcGCGGCTGAAGCGCGTGCTGAGCATCATCCAAGAGGACGCCGAGTGA